The following are encoded in a window of Chrysiogenia bacterium genomic DNA:
- a CDS encoding pyridoxal phosphate-dependent aminotransferase has translation MEVRLSDRAKAIQPSPTLAITAKAKQLRAEGKDVIGFGAGEPDFDTPEEIKQAAIAAINAGQTKYTPVGGTPELKKAIAHRVSEDYGLDYSADEILVSCGGKHSLYNLCQALFQDGDEVIVPAPYWVSYPELVSMAGAKPVEVLASDEQNFCITPEQLEAAITSKTRGIFLNSPSNPTGAMYTEDKIRALAAVLEKHPNIWVISDDIYMKLTYGDAKFFSIATISDEWKARTIVVNGASKAYSMTGWRIGIACGDAKVIKAMTNMQSQSTSNPASISQAAAEKAFNMDQSIVGEMLKAFDERRQWIVKALNEIEGVSCNDPEGAFYVFPNISGLLGKSAGGKKIETDMDFAAWLLEEAMVAVVPGTPFGAPGYMRLSYATSMENIQKGVGRIAEAAKKLS, from the coding sequence AGCCCGATTTCGACACGCCCGAGGAGATCAAGCAGGCGGCCATTGCCGCCATCAACGCGGGGCAGACCAAATACACGCCGGTGGGCGGAACGCCCGAGCTCAAGAAGGCGATCGCGCACCGCGTGAGCGAGGACTACGGGCTCGACTACAGCGCCGACGAGATTCTCGTCTCCTGCGGCGGCAAGCACTCGCTCTACAACCTGTGCCAGGCGCTCTTTCAGGACGGCGACGAGGTCATCGTGCCCGCGCCCTACTGGGTGAGCTACCCCGAGCTGGTGAGCATGGCCGGTGCAAAGCCCGTAGAAGTGCTGGCCTCGGACGAGCAGAACTTCTGCATCACTCCCGAGCAGCTCGAAGCGGCGATTACGTCCAAAACCCGCGGCATCTTTCTGAACAGCCCGTCCAATCCCACCGGTGCCATGTATACCGAGGACAAGATCCGCGCGCTGGCCGCCGTGCTGGAAAAACACCCGAACATCTGGGTGATCAGCGACGATATCTACATGAAGCTCACCTACGGCGATGCGAAGTTCTTCTCCATCGCCACGATTTCGGATGAATGGAAGGCGCGCACCATCGTCGTGAACGGCGCCTCGAAGGCCTATTCCATGACGGGCTGGCGCATCGGCATTGCCTGCGGCGATGCCAAGGTGATCAAGGCCATGACGAACATGCAGAGCCAGTCGACCTCGAACCCTGCGAGCATTTCCCAGGCCGCGGCCGAAAAGGCCTTCAACATGGACCAGTCCATCGTGGGCGAGATGCTCAAGGCCTTTGACGAGCGCCGCCAGTGGATTGTCAAGGCGCTCAACGAGATCGAGGGTGTTTCCTGCAACGACCCGGAGGGCGCGTTCTACGTGTTCCCGAACATCAGCGGGTTGCTAGGCAAGAGCGCCGGCGGCAAGAAGATTGAGACCGACATGGATTTTGCCGCATGGCTGCTCGAAGAAGCCATGGTCGCCGTCGTTCCGGGAACGCCTTTTGGCGCGCCCGGCTACATGCGCCTTTCCTACGCAACCAGCATGGAGAACATCCAGAAGGGCGTGGGCCGCATCGCCGAGGCGGCAAAGAAGCTCAGCTAG